Below is a genomic region from Fusobacterium nucleatum.
AAAAATTTGGTAAAGCTATGGTACTTCAACTTTTACCAGGAACACAAGGATTATATGGTTTTGTAATTGGACTTCTTATTATGTTTAGACTTACATCTCAAATGACAATGCCAGAAGGTTTATATTTATTAATGGCTGGACTTCCTGTTGGTCTTGTTGGTTTAAAATCAGCTCTATATCAAGGACAAGTTGCAGTAGCAGGTATTAATATATTGGCTAAAAATGAAGCTCATCAAACAAAAGGAATAGTTCTTGCAGTAATGGTTGAAACTTATGCAGTATTAGCATTTGTTATGTCTTTACTATTACTAAATCAAGTACAATTTTAAAAAGGATGTGATAGAATGTCCAATTTAGATAATCTTGTTGCAGAGATTTTGCAACAGGCACGAAAAGAAGC
It encodes:
- a CDS encoding V-type ATP synthase subunit K, which encodes MENIMTMFWQNGGVVFGVLGAVIAVLLSGIGSAKGVGIAGQAAAGLIIDEPEKFGKAMVLQLLPGTQGLYGFVIGLLIMFRLTSQMTMPEGLYLLMAGLPVGLVGLKSALYQGQVAVAGINILAKNEAHQTKGIVLAVMVETYAVLAFVMSLLLLNQVQF